From one Trifolium pratense cultivar HEN17-A07 linkage group LG1, ARS_RC_1.1, whole genome shotgun sequence genomic stretch:
- the LOC123902004 gene encoding late embryogenesis abundant protein 7-like → MSSAQQHISTAQAGQNQDLLDSTKQTASAAADKAHAAANTTGQAREENQQQAAGFLQQTGEQVKSMAQGAADSVKHALGMDGSSNNSNAASDNSASSGNTASTGHTAAAGHTASANAASARK, encoded by the exons ATGTCAAGTGCTCAACAACACATCTCTACAGCCCAAGCTGGCCAAAACCAG gaTCTTTTGGACTCCACAAAGCAAACAGCCTCAGCAGCTGCAGATAAGGCTCATGCAGCTGCTAACACAACAGGACAGGCTCGAGAGGAAAACCAGCAGCAAGCGGCTGGTTTTCTCCAACAG acCGGAGAGCAAGTGAAGAGCATGGCTCAAGGTGCTGCGGACAGCGTGAAGCACGCCCTTGGCATGGACggcagcagcaacaacagcaACGCTGCCTCAGACAACTCTGCCTCCAGCGGCAACACCGCCTCCACCGGCCACACCGCTGCTGCCGGCCACACTGCATCTGCCAATGCCGCCTCCGCCAGAAAGTAA
- the LOC123901662 gene encoding uncharacterized protein LOC123901662 isoform X3: protein MKEASRNNLHSGSTATIVLVADDKILVANIGDSKAFICSENFQSPKEAKVKELTSDHHPDREDEKTRVEAAGGQVLNWGGVPRVNGQLAITRAMAAVVVPLESAKSSANSLRRSYTENEDAGFPSFGLQESAYRSSANDITSDLLHLEHPHLLDTKFKRILVEVKHGDFGCFYLSENLDDSVDSKWPPKKDDREDYLYELPQPLPDALHQQAAVDGPVILYNDQNFCFHLSSTINQAKDQCINPEGFASFIGLLESIPLIDAGSDNESSDYSMPDSR from the exons ATGAAGGAAGCCTCTAGAAATAACCTTCATTCAGGATCTACAGCAACAATTGTATTGGTTGCAGATGATAAAATTTTGGTTGCCAATATTGGAGACTCTAAGGCTTTCATTTGCTCTGAAAATTTTCAGTCTCCTAAGGAGGCTAAAG TGAAGGAATTGACTAGCGATCATCATCCAGACAGAGAGGATGAAAAAACTCGGGTGGAAGCTGCTGGTGGTCAAGTTCTAAATTGGGGTGGTGTACCTCGCGTAAATGGTCAGTTAGCTATTACACGGGCTATGGCAGCAGTTGTTGTTCCTCTGGAATCTGCTAAATCTTCTGCGAACTCACTTAGAAGAAGCTATACTGAAAATGAGGATGCAGGCTTCCCATCATTTGGGCTGCAGGAATCAGCTTACAGAAGCTCAG CTAATGATATCACCTCTGATCTATTGCACCTGGAGCACCCTCATTTGCTAGATACCAAGTTTAAGCGAATATTG GTTGAAGTGAAACATGGTGATTTTGGATGTTTTTATTTATCTGAAAATCTTGATGATTCAGTGGATTCTAAGTGGCCTCCCAAAAAAGATGACCGGGAAGACTATTTGTATGAACTACCCCAGCCTCTACCAGATGCCCTTCACCAACAAGCTG CAGTAGATGGCCCTGTAATTTTGTACAATGACCAAAACTTTTGCTTTCACCTGAGTTCAACTATCAATCAAGCCAAAGACCAATGCATAAACCCTGAAGGCTTTGCCAGTTTTATTGGTCTTCTTGAATCAATTCCTTTAATTGATGCTGGTTCAGATAATGAGTCTTCTGATTATTCGATGCCTGATTCAAGGTAA
- the LOC123901662 gene encoding probable protein phosphatase 2C 37 isoform X1, translated as MKEASRNNLHSGSTATIVLVADDKILVANIGDSKAFICSENFQSPKEAKASLLKLYRQTERDGSVSVWNREKYRLASSNGFTHFAVKELTSDHHPDREDEKTRVEAAGGQVLNWGGVPRVNGQLAITRAMAAVVVPLESAKSSANSLRRSYTENEDAGFPSFGLQESAYRSSANDITSDLLHLEHPHLLDTKFKRILVEVKHGDFGCFYLSENLDDSVDSKWPPKKDDREDYLYELPQPLPDALHQQAAVDGPVILYNDQNFCFHLSSTINQAKDQCINPEGFASFIGLLESIPLIDAGSDNESSDYSMPDSR; from the exons ATGAAGGAAGCCTCTAGAAATAACCTTCATTCAGGATCTACAGCAACAATTGTATTGGTTGCAGATGATAAAATTTTGGTTGCCAATATTGGAGACTCTAAGGCTTTCATTTGCTCTGAAAATTTTCAGTCTCCTAAGGAGGCTAAAG CCTCTTTATTAAAGCTGTATAGGCAGACAGAGCGTGATGGTTCTGTTTCTGTGTGGAATCGTGAAAAGTACAGATTAGCATCTTCCAATGGGTTCACTCATTTTGCAGTGAAGGAATTGACTAGCGATCATCATCCAGACAGAGAGGATGAAAAAACTCGGGTGGAAGCTGCTGGTGGTCAAGTTCTAAATTGGGGTGGTGTACCTCGCGTAAATGGTCAGTTAGCTATTACACGGGCTATGGCAGCAGTTGTTGTTCCTCTGGAATCTGCTAAATCTTCTGCGAACTCACTTAGAAGAAGCTATACTGAAAATGAGGATGCAGGCTTCCCATCATTTGGGCTGCAGGAATCAGCTTACAGAAGCTCAG CTAATGATATCACCTCTGATCTATTGCACCTGGAGCACCCTCATTTGCTAGATACCAAGTTTAAGCGAATATTG GTTGAAGTGAAACATGGTGATTTTGGATGTTTTTATTTATCTGAAAATCTTGATGATTCAGTGGATTCTAAGTGGCCTCCCAAAAAAGATGACCGGGAAGACTATTTGTATGAACTACCCCAGCCTCTACCAGATGCCCTTCACCAACAAGCTG CAGTAGATGGCCCTGTAATTTTGTACAATGACCAAAACTTTTGCTTTCACCTGAGTTCAACTATCAATCAAGCCAAAGACCAATGCATAAACCCTGAAGGCTTTGCCAGTTTTATTGGTCTTCTTGAATCAATTCCTTTAATTGATGCTGGTTCAGATAATGAGTCTTCTGATTATTCGATGCCTGATTCAAGGTAA
- the LOC123902111 gene encoding uncharacterized protein LOC123902111 isoform X2 yields the protein MNSLQFRYVLSPHSTNHPQFSRTFPPNYKFPPNFRFLSLSGINGRTSRRRIRKKHGFSICCSSKTDSSQIEKSFIEKNDERPPFDINLAVILAGFAFEAYTTPPENLGRREVDAAGSKTVYLSEEFFREIYDGQLFIKLKKGSSFPAMDPWGTSDPYVVMQIDSQSAKSNIKWGTKEPTWNEEFTLNIKRSPTRHLQVAAWDANLVTPHKRMGNAVVDLEWLCDGDTHEILVELEGMGGGGEVWLEVKYKTFDEIEDEKKWWKIPFVSDFLKKNGFDSALRKVIGSDTVQVSQFVEYAFGQLKSFNNEKGQMSDTDSDNYDIESSVQSNESASHEAGSSEVSGEEKNMEEFSSGGSEIENGYTLESSTQASEEELSNQRFWKNFSNVINANIVQKLGLSVPEKLKWDGLGFLNKIGLQSQDIAEDIYIQSGLVMPESTEESVNKTSGQPAIAAIQSSLPEVKKTTEKLMKQTESILGGLMLLTATVSKMKDEGRSSEERKTREDSSKGVGSDIQYSTREKTPIPENGSLLVDKKTEEMKALFSTAESAMEAWTMLATSLGQPSFIKSEFEKICFVDNASTDTQVAIWRDSVRRRLVIAFRGTEQTQWKDLITDLMLVPAGLNPERIGGDFKQEVQVHSGFLGAYDSVRTRIISLIRLAIGCVDDHSEFIHKWHVYVTGHSLGGALATLLALELSSNQLAKRGAISITMYNFGSPRVGNKRFADVYNEVRKES from the exons ATGAACTCTCTTCAATTCCGTTACGTTCTCTCTCCACACTCCACAAACCACCCCCAATTTTCCCGCACTTTCCCGCCTAACTACAAATTTCCTCCAAATTTTCGGTTTCTTTCTTTGTCAGGGATCAATGGAAGAACAAgtagaagaagaataagaaagaaGCACGGTTTCTCGATTTGTTGTTCTTCGAAAACTGATTCTTCTCAGATTGAGAAGAGTTTTATTGAGAAAAACGATGAACGGCCTCCGTTTGATATTAACCTTGCTGTTATTCTTGCTGGTTTCGCCTTTGAAGCTTACACAACTCCTCCT GAAAACTTGGGTAGGCGTGAAGTCGATGCTGCTGGTAGCAAGACAGTCTATCTTTCTGA GGAATTTTTTCGTGAAATTTATGATGGGCAGCTCTTTATAAAGTTGAAAAAAGGATCCAGCTTCCCTGCCATGGATCCATGG GGAACAAGTGATCCATATGTGGTCATGCAGATAGATTCTCAGTCTGCTAAAAGCAATATCAAATGGGG GACAAAAGAGCCAACATGGAATGAGGAGTTTACTTTAAATATTAAGCGGTCCCCAACCAGACATCTACAG GTTGCAGCTTGGGATGCCAACCTTGTAACCCCTCACAAACGCATGGGCAATGCAGTTGTTGATTTGGAATGGCTTTGTGACG gaGATACACATGAAATACTGGTGGAGTTGGAAGGAATGGGTGGTGGTGGAGAGGTTTGGCTGGAG GTTAAATATAAGACCTTtgatgaaattgaagatgaGAAAAAGTGGTGGAAGATACCTTTTGTTTCAGACTTTCTAAAGAAGAATGGTTTTGATTCTGCACTCAGAAAGGTTATTGGTTCTGATACAGTACAAGTTAGCCAATTTGTGGAATATGCATTTGGGCAGTTAAAGTCATTTAACAATGAGAAGGGTCAGATGTCTGATACTGATAGCGATAACTATGATATTGAAAGTTCTGTGCAATCAAATGAATCTGCTTCACATGAGGCTGGTAGTTCAGAAGtttctggtgaagaaaaaaacatGGAAGAGTTTTCCTCAGGTGGCAGTGAAATTGAAAATGGATACACTTTGGAATCATCAACACAAGCTAGTGAGGAAGAGCTGTCAAATCAACGTTTTTGGAAGAATTTTTCTAATGTTATCAATGCTAACATTGTTCAAAAGCTGGGTCTTTCTGTTCCTGAGAAATTAAAGTGGGATGGACTGGGGTTTCTAAACAAAATTGGCTTGCAATCCCAAGATATTGCAGAAGATATTTATATTCAATCTGGTCTTGTGATGCCTGAAAGCACAGAAGAATCAGTCAATAAAACAAGTGGTCAACCTGCCATTGCTGCAATTCAGTCTTCACTTCCAGAGGTCAAAAAGACAACAGAGAAATTGATGAAGCAGACTGAATCAATTTTAGGAGGTTTAATGCTTTTGACTGCAACAGTTTCCAAAATGAAAGATGAAGGACGCTCTTCTGAAGAGAGGAAAACTAGAGAAGATTCTAGCAAAGGAGTAGGCAGTGACATTCAATATTCTACTCGTGAGAAGACTCCTATCCCGGAAAACGGATCATTGTTGGTTGATAAAAAAACTGAAGAAATGAAAGCACTTTTTTCAACTGCTGAAAGTGCCATGGAGGCTTGGACAATGCTGGCCACTTCACTAGGTCAACCTAGCTTCATTAAGTCCGAGTTCGAAAAGATATGTTTTGTAGATAATGCATCCACCGACACACAG GTTGCAATTTGGCGTGATTCTGTGCGAAGAAGGTTGGTGATTGCATTTAGGGGAACAGAACAG ACACAATGGAAGGACTTAATAACAGATCTAATGCTTGTTCCAGCCGG GTTAAATCCTGAAAGGATAGGTGGAGATTTCAAGCAAGAGGTTCAA GTTCACAGTGGCTTTCTAGGTGCATATGATTCAGTAAGGACCAGGATCATTTCTCTGATTCGACTTGCAATTGGTTGTGT AGATGATCATTCCGAGTTCATCCACAAATGGCATGTTTATGTGACTGGTCATAGTTTGGGTGGTGCACTGGCTACCTTACTTGCTCTTGAACTTTCATCAAATCAATTAGCCAA GCGGGGAGCAATTTCTATCACTATGTATAATTTTGGTTCTCCTAGGGTTGGTAACAAAAGATTTGCAGATGTTTACAATGAGGTCAGAAAAG AAAGTTAA
- the LOC123901662 gene encoding probable protein phosphatase 2C 37 isoform X2 yields MKEASRNNLHSGSTATIVLVADDKILVANIGDSKAFICSENFQSPKEAKASLLKLYRQTERDGSVSVWNREKYRLASSNGFTHFAVKELTSDHHPDREDEKTRVEAAGGQVLNWGGVPRVNGQLAITRAMAAVVVPLESAKSSANSLRRSYTENEDAGFPSFGLQESAYRSSANDITSDLLHLEHPHLLDTKFKRILVEVKHGDFGCFYLSENLDDSVDSKWPPKKDDREDYLYELPQPLPDALHQQAVDGPVILYNDQNFCFHLSSTINQAKDQCINPEGFASFIGLLESIPLIDAGSDNESSDYSMPDSR; encoded by the exons ATGAAGGAAGCCTCTAGAAATAACCTTCATTCAGGATCTACAGCAACAATTGTATTGGTTGCAGATGATAAAATTTTGGTTGCCAATATTGGAGACTCTAAGGCTTTCATTTGCTCTGAAAATTTTCAGTCTCCTAAGGAGGCTAAAG CCTCTTTATTAAAGCTGTATAGGCAGACAGAGCGTGATGGTTCTGTTTCTGTGTGGAATCGTGAAAAGTACAGATTAGCATCTTCCAATGGGTTCACTCATTTTGCAGTGAAGGAATTGACTAGCGATCATCATCCAGACAGAGAGGATGAAAAAACTCGGGTGGAAGCTGCTGGTGGTCAAGTTCTAAATTGGGGTGGTGTACCTCGCGTAAATGGTCAGTTAGCTATTACACGGGCTATGGCAGCAGTTGTTGTTCCTCTGGAATCTGCTAAATCTTCTGCGAACTCACTTAGAAGAAGCTATACTGAAAATGAGGATGCAGGCTTCCCATCATTTGGGCTGCAGGAATCAGCTTACAGAAGCTCAG CTAATGATATCACCTCTGATCTATTGCACCTGGAGCACCCTCATTTGCTAGATACCAAGTTTAAGCGAATATTG GTTGAAGTGAAACATGGTGATTTTGGATGTTTTTATTTATCTGAAAATCTTGATGATTCAGTGGATTCTAAGTGGCCTCCCAAAAAAGATGACCGGGAAGACTATTTGTATGAACTACCCCAGCCTCTACCAGATGCCCTTCACCAACAAGCTG TAGATGGCCCTGTAATTTTGTACAATGACCAAAACTTTTGCTTTCACCTGAGTTCAACTATCAATCAAGCCAAAGACCAATGCATAAACCCTGAAGGCTTTGCCAGTTTTATTGGTCTTCTTGAATCAATTCCTTTAATTGATGCTGGTTCAGATAATGAGTCTTCTGATTATTCGATGCCTGATTCAAGGTAA
- the LOC123902102 gene encoding late embryogenesis abundant protein 7-like, whose amino-acid sequence MSSAQQHISTAQAGQNQDLLDSTKQTASAAADKAHAAANTTGQAREENQQQAAGFLQQTGEQVKSMAQGAADSVKHALGMDGNSNNSNAASDNSASSGNTASTGHTAAAGHTASANAASARK is encoded by the exons ATGTCAAGTGCTCAACAACACATCTCTACAGCCCAAGCTGGCCAAAACCAG gaTCTTTTGGACTCCACAAAGCAAACAGCCTCAGCAGCTGCAGATAAGGCTCATGCAGCTGCTAACACAACAGGACAGGCTCGAGAGGAAAACCAGCAGCAAGCTGCTGGTTTTCTCCAACAG acCGGAGAGCAAGTGAAGAGCATGGCTCAAGGTGCTGCGGACAGCGTGAAGCACGCCCTTGGCATGGACGGCAACAGCAACAACAGCAACGCTGCCTCAGACAACTCTGCCTCCAGCGGCAACACCGCCTCGACCGGCCACACCGCTGCTGCCGGCCACACTGCATCTGCCAATGCCGCCTCCGCCAGAAAGTAA